A genomic segment from Armatimonadota bacterium encodes:
- the flgI gene encoding flagellar P-ring protein, with protein sequence MKPIGNILIWLSTCAVLASATPDVRLKDIAQVYGARGNQLIGYGLVVGLEGTGDSKGTLFTTQSVANMLQRFGISVPAGQMKVKNIAAVIVTADLPPFAKEGSRIDVIVSSIGDARSLQGGTLLQTPLMGADGNVYAVAQGPISVGGFGASSGGSSQQKNHLTVGRIPAGAIVEREVPASVVKDNSVLITLNTPDFTTAARVASAIRQKFPQTLPRALDASTVRVDLSGEDREDVVTLIASLQEVTVQPDVPARVVINERTGTVVLGGNVTLSPAAVAHGNLTVRIEAKPQVSQPAPLSGGTTAITTRRDVKVTEQAERLTALPEAVTVDQLVKALNTLGVSPRDLMSILQALRAAGALHAEVEVQ encoded by the coding sequence ATGAAACCCATCGGCAACATCCTGATATGGCTCTCGACCTGCGCTGTGCTCGCATCGGCGACGCCCGATGTGCGCCTCAAGGACATCGCTCAGGTGTACGGGGCGCGTGGTAACCAGCTGATTGGCTACGGGCTGGTGGTAGGACTGGAGGGTACGGGCGACAGCAAAGGCACCCTGTTTACCACTCAATCGGTAGCGAACATGCTGCAGCGTTTCGGTATCAGCGTGCCCGCTGGACAGATGAAAGTGAAGAACATCGCCGCAGTGATAGTCACCGCCGACCTGCCCCCGTTCGCGAAGGAGGGAAGCCGAATCGATGTCATTGTCTCCTCCATCGGCGATGCTCGCTCATTGCAAGGCGGCACGCTACTGCAAACCCCGCTGATGGGGGCAGATGGCAACGTATACGCGGTGGCTCAGGGCCCGATTTCGGTGGGGGGCTTCGGTGCGTCGTCGGGTGGCTCTTCTCAGCAAAAGAACCACCTGACCGTTGGACGCATACCGGCGGGAGCGATTGTCGAGCGCGAAGTGCCTGCCAGCGTGGTCAAGGACAACAGCGTGCTGATTACGCTGAACACGCCCGATTTCACTACCGCTGCCCGCGTGGCATCCGCCATCCGGCAAAAGTTTCCGCAGACCCTGCCCCGTGCGCTGGATGCCTCTACCGTGAGGGTAGATCTGAGCGGCGAGGACCGGGAGGACGTGGTGACCCTCATTGCTTCTCTGCAGGAGGTAACCGTACAGCCGGATGTTCCTGCGCGGGTGGTGATTAACGAACGCACGGGCACGGTGGTGTTGGGGGGCAACGTCACACTCAGTCCGGCAGCGGTCGCTCACGGCAACCTGACAGTGCGCATCGAAGCCAAACCGCAGGTGTCCCAGCCTGCTCCCCTATCAGGCGGTACCACGGCGATCACTACCCGTCGCGACGTAAAGGTGACCGAGCAGGCGGAGCGTTTGACCGCTCTCCCCGAAGCGGTAACGGTAGACCAGCTGGTCAAGGCGTTGAATACGCTGGGGGTGAGCCCGCGCGACTTGATGTCCATCCTGCAGGCACTCAGGGCAGCGGGGGCACTCCACGCGGAGGTGGAGGTGCAGTGA
- the flgK gene encoding flagellar hook-associated protein 1: MPWTFFGIELASRALQSMQMAMNTTGHNLANINTPGYSRQRVNLATTEPQVLEGVRTLFMGSGVRVESIQRIRDMFLDGRVASTSSQYYRLNTLYERLTQVEDVFSEPTDAGLSRQIVGFFNAFQELSANPENVGVRASVYQKVDGMARTFRQLAARLDEIFAEMEQRGQATVSEINFIAQSIADLNVKIRYNKALGTTPNDLLDKRTNLIEKLSEYVEVRATEMPDGTVRLSLGEFVLVEAERARTLPSEMDVVNKLLTDGADTRAYVSGGSVRGLMDAMEYIRNYRDRLDRLARELVNSVNAMHQSGYGLDGNTGYRLLEGEDALSIRVSDDVADINHIAAGVTPAPGDGNKALEIARLRQQTLASLDNKTIPDFYSALVAELGEHTRAASTGQENQKIILQNLQAERESVSGVNMDEEMSNLLRYQRSYQAAAQLVSMMDAAIADMLAAFVGRR; the protein is encoded by the coding sequence ATGCCCTGGACGTTCTTCGGGATAGAGCTGGCATCACGCGCTCTGCAATCGATGCAGATGGCGATGAACACTACGGGTCACAACCTGGCGAACATCAACACGCCCGGCTACTCGCGCCAGAGGGTGAACCTGGCTACGACCGAACCTCAGGTGCTGGAGGGCGTCAGAACGCTCTTTATGGGCAGTGGGGTGCGCGTGGAGAGCATCCAGCGCATCCGGGATATGTTTCTCGATGGGCGAGTAGCCAGTACCAGCAGCCAGTACTATCGGCTGAACACATTGTACGAGCGCCTGACGCAAGTGGAAGATGTCTTCAGCGAGCCGACCGACGCCGGTCTATCACGCCAGATTGTTGGCTTCTTTAATGCCTTCCAAGAACTGTCTGCCAACCCAGAGAACGTCGGAGTACGCGCCAGCGTGTACCAAAAAGTGGATGGTATGGCACGCACTTTTCGGCAGCTGGCAGCACGTCTGGATGAAATCTTCGCGGAGATGGAACAGCGGGGGCAGGCGACGGTCAGCGAGATCAACTTCATCGCTCAGAGTATCGCCGACCTCAATGTGAAGATACGTTACAACAAGGCACTAGGCACAACACCCAATGACCTGCTGGATAAGCGGACGAACCTGATAGAGAAGCTTTCAGAATACGTTGAGGTTCGTGCGACGGAGATGCCCGACGGCACCGTGAGGCTCTCTCTCGGGGAGTTTGTGCTGGTGGAGGCGGAGCGTGCTCGCACTCTCCCCAGTGAGATGGATGTTGTCAACAAACTGCTCACCGATGGCGCAGACACACGGGCATACGTCAGCGGTGGAAGCGTACGCGGGCTGATGGACGCTATGGAATACATCCGCAACTATCGCGATAGGCTGGACAGACTGGCGCGTGAACTGGTGAACTCCGTCAACGCCATGCACCAGTCCGGCTATGGGCTGGACGGCAATACCGGTTACCGCCTGCTGGAGGGTGAGGACGCGCTCAGCATTCGCGTAAGCGACGACGTTGCCGATATCAATCACATTGCGGCTGGAGTAACGCCTGCACCGGGTGATGGCAATAAGGCGCTGGAGATAGCGCGATTGCGCCAGCAAACCCTCGCGAGCCTGGACAATAAGACCATCCCGGACTTCTATAGTGCACTGGTGGCGGAACTGGGAGAACATACACGCGCCGCATCCACCGGACAGGAAAACCAGAAGATTATTCTGCAGAATCTGCAAGCCGAGCGGGAGTCGGTTTCTGGGGTCAACATGGACGAGGAAATGTCTAACCTGTTGCGCTATCAGCGCAGCTATCAGGCGGCGGCTCAACTGGTAAGCATGATGGATGCTGCCATCGCCGACATGCTGGCTGCGTTTGTTGGACGCCGATAA
- the flgL gene encoding flagellar hook-associated protein FlgL yields the protein MRVSTSQMLHAMQQAMERNYERYHLAQQTVATGKRIQRPSDDPFGASLGITLHRLLQESEQYQRNLQTAKNFLSITDVALENLNDLIRQTKSLAIQAATDTQTSEGRAAIAQQIGQILAEIVSIGNNTTYGDRFIFGGLQTLSAPFSVSNDTLVYHGDQGSLNIEVSPAVVMSVNVQGDPLITGIYNAVAQIKRSIETSDIERLSREGLQELQNQLDNLLRTRAVVGSKVQQIEMIQRRIEKRHLDFTELLSSMEDADVADAITKLKMAETTYQVTLATMARLGNLSLLDFLT from the coding sequence ATGCGTGTGAGTACCTCACAAATGCTTCACGCGATGCAGCAAGCGATGGAGCGCAACTACGAGCGCTACCATCTGGCACAGCAAACGGTAGCAACCGGCAAGCGCATCCAGCGTCCATCTGATGACCCGTTTGGGGCATCACTGGGCATTACTCTGCACCGCCTGCTGCAGGAGAGCGAGCAATACCAGCGCAACCTTCAAACCGCTAAGAACTTTCTCTCTATCACCGACGTGGCGCTGGAGAACTTGAACGACCTGATACGGCAGACGAAAAGCCTTGCCATTCAGGCGGCAACCGATACGCAGACCTCGGAAGGGCGTGCTGCCATCGCACAACAGATAGGGCAAATTCTGGCAGAAATTGTCAGCATAGGTAATAATACCACCTATGGGGATCGTTTTATCTTTGGTGGTCTCCAGACCCTATCTGCCCCTTTCAGTGTATCTAATGACACGCTCGTTTATCACGGTGACCAGGGCAGTTTGAATATCGAGGTGAGCCCTGCCGTGGTTATGAGCGTTAACGTGCAAGGCGACCCTCTGATTACCGGCATCTACAACGCCGTCGCGCAGATCAAGCGCTCTATAGAGACCAGCGACATCGAGCGTCTGTCCAGAGAAGGCTTGCAGGAACTACAAAACCAGCTGGATAACCTGTTGCGTACGCGCGCTGTGGTGGGGAGCAAAGTACAGCAGATAGAAATGATCCAGCGGCGCATCGAGAAAAGGCACCTGGATTTTACTGAACTGCTCAGCAGTATGGAGGATGCCGACGTTGCAGACGCTATCACCAAACTGAAGATGGCGGAGACCACCTACCAGGTCACGCTGGCAACGATGGCACGGTTAGGCAACCTGAGTCTACTGGACTTTCTGACCTGA
- the fliW gene encoding flagellar assembly factor FliW, whose product MTKTCIDSTRFGRIEVDEEAVITFPQGLFGFEERRRFVVLCLDEKSPFRWLQSLEDPNLAFVVIEPRHFMPDYAPTISDADVAALGLDAETPCLTFVIVTIPPGKPEQMTANLMGPIVVNVATRLARQVIVEDECYSTKHSILQELMKGQPEAREGTDAGTHAQSESEHRHW is encoded by the coding sequence ATGACGAAAACTTGCATCGATAGCACTCGTTTCGGTAGAATTGAAGTGGACGAGGAGGCGGTTATCACCTTCCCACAAGGCTTGTTTGGGTTCGAGGAACGCCGGCGGTTCGTCGTGCTATGCCTGGATGAGAAAAGCCCCTTTCGCTGGCTGCAAAGCCTGGAGGACCCAAACCTGGCGTTTGTGGTGATCGAGCCCCGCCATTTCATGCCGGATTACGCGCCGACTATCTCTGATGCCGACGTGGCTGCACTGGGGCTAGATGCTGAAACACCCTGTTTGACCTTTGTCATTGTGACGATCCCGCCGGGCAAGCCGGAGCAGATGACCGCCAATTTGATGGGGCCCATCGTGGTGAACGTGGCGACCCGTCTGGCACGCCAGGTCATCGTGGAGGACGAATGCTACTCCACCAAGCACAGTATTCTACAAGAACTGATGAAAGGGCAACCCGAAGCCAGGGAGGGCACCGATGCTGGTACTCACGCGCAAAGTGAATCAGAGCATCGTCATTGGTGA
- a CDS encoding flagellar basal-body rod protein FlgF gives MLRGLHIAASGMLAQQVRHETIANNLANADTTGYKADEVAFRTVLDRTIWRHRDPPKGAPAPQVGMLSFGAEVDEVVTDLRPAPVALTGRPLDVAIDGDGFFVVNTPQGERYTRDGAFRQAADGTLVTADGMPVLGMRGEIRSATIPLSIAPNGDVLAKGQVVDRLRIVQLRNASKEGANRFTGNALPLQQFNLQVGALERSNVSVVQAMVDMIVAMRAYEASHRAVLAHDETLQRAVNDVGKV, from the coding sequence ATGTTACGCGGACTGCATATCGCAGCATCGGGAATGCTGGCGCAACAGGTGCGACATGAAACCATCGCCAACAACCTCGCCAACGCCGATACTACCGGCTATAAGGCAGACGAGGTAGCGTTTCGCACCGTTCTGGACAGAACAATCTGGCGCCATCGCGACCCGCCAAAAGGCGCACCGGCACCTCAGGTAGGCATGCTGTCCTTTGGTGCTGAGGTAGACGAGGTAGTTACCGACCTGCGCCCGGCACCTGTTGCCCTCACCGGACGTCCGCTGGATGTCGCCATCGATGGGGATGGGTTTTTCGTGGTGAACACGCCTCAGGGCGAGCGATACACCCGCGACGGCGCGTTTCGGCAGGCAGCGGACGGCACACTGGTGACCGCTGATGGGATGCCGGTGCTAGGCATGCGTGGCGAGATTCGCAGTGCGACCATCCCCCTGAGCATCGCACCGAACGGTGACGTGCTGGCAAAGGGGCAAGTGGTAGACCGACTGCGTATCGTGCAGCTGCGTAACGCATCGAAAGAGGGCGCCAACCGCTTTACGGGCAACGCACTGCCTCTGCAGCAGTTCAACCTGCAGGTGGGCGCGCTGGAACGCTCTAACGTGTCCGTGGTGCAGGCGATGGTGGACATGATCGTGGCGATGCGAGCGTACGAAGCGTCCCACCGGGCGGTTCTGGCGCATGATGAAACGCTGCAGAGAGCGGTGAACGATGTCGGTAAAGTGTAA
- the flgH gene encoding flagellar L-ring protein, protein MRVFGIALLSMLLCGYAIADSLWKDSNRSLYADRKALKEGDVLTVLIYESTTASSRADTKTSKSDSASTKPGVGPLLSLLPEWSVSGKTGSQASGTTTRSGTLVGKISVVVKEVLPNGNLKVEGTRTVGVNGEKEKIVLTGIVRPEDVSAENTVASTAIAQAEIHYEGKGPVGSKQREGLLTKLLKWLF, encoded by the coding sequence ATGCGGGTTTTCGGGATAGCATTACTCAGTATGTTGCTTTGCGGGTACGCCATCGCGGACTCGTTGTGGAAGGATAGTAACCGCAGCCTGTATGCGGACCGCAAAGCATTGAAAGAGGGCGACGTGTTGACGGTGCTGATTTACGAGAGCACCACGGCCTCTAGCCGCGCAGACACCAAAACCAGCAAGAGCGACTCGGCATCCACCAAGCCGGGCGTGGGACCATTACTGAGCCTGCTGCCCGAATGGTCGGTCAGTGGCAAGACGGGTTCGCAGGCTTCGGGCACCACCACTCGCAGCGGTACGCTGGTAGGCAAAATCAGCGTGGTCGTGAAGGAGGTGCTTCCCAACGGCAACCTGAAGGTGGAAGGCACACGTACCGTGGGCGTCAACGGCGAGAAGGAAAAGATTGTGCTTACGGGCATCGTGCGCCCAGAGGACGTGTCGGCGGAGAACACCGTTGCTTCTACTGCCATTGCACAGGCGGAGATTCACTATGAGGGCAAAGGACCCGTCGGTAGTAAACAGCGGGAAGGATTGCTGACTAAGCTGCTCAAGTGGCTGTTCTAA
- the flgG gene encoding flagellar basal-body rod protein FlgG, translating into MMRALFTSATGMAAQQLHLDVIANNLANVNTVGFKRSRADFQDLLYQTLRPAGTTAARGAQVPTGLNVGLGVRPVSTATIFTTGTLQKTDNPTDMAIEGDGFFKVLLPDGTVAYTRDGAFKLDVQGRLVTSDGYPLEPEIIIPQDAQTITVGKDGTVSVLRAGQTTPDEVGQIQLARFVNPSGLQHLGQNLYRPTAASGDPVEGAPGEQGFGTVAQNMLEMSNVQIVDEMVAMIIAQRAYEISAKAIQTSDEMLNIANNLRR; encoded by the coding sequence ATGATGCGGGCGCTTTTCACATCGGCGACCGGCATGGCAGCACAGCAACTGCATCTGGACGTTATCGCCAACAACCTGGCAAACGTCAACACCGTCGGTTTCAAGCGCAGTCGCGCTGATTTTCAAGACTTACTGTATCAGACGCTGCGTCCGGCTGGCACGACCGCTGCGCGGGGAGCGCAGGTTCCTACCGGACTGAACGTCGGGTTGGGCGTACGTCCCGTTTCCACCGCTACCATCTTCACGACGGGCACGCTCCAGAAAACCGACAACCCCACCGACATGGCGATAGAGGGCGACGGCTTCTTCAAGGTGCTTCTGCCCGACGGTACGGTGGCGTACACCCGTGATGGCGCGTTCAAACTGGACGTGCAGGGAAGGCTCGTCACTTCCGACGGCTACCCACTGGAGCCCGAAATCATCATCCCGCAGGATGCGCAGACCATCACCGTCGGCAAGGACGGTACGGTGTCGGTGCTGCGGGCAGGACAAACCACACCCGACGAAGTGGGGCAGATCCAGCTGGCGCGTTTTGTGAACCCCAGTGGTCTACAGCACTTGGGACAGAACCTCTATAGACCGACCGCCGCCTCCGGCGACCCTGTAGAGGGCGCACCCGGCGAGCAAGGCTTCGGCACGGTTGCCCAGAACATGCTGGAGATGTCCAACGTGCAGATCGTGGACGAGATGGTGGCGATGATTATCGCACAGCGCGCCTACGAAATCAGCGCCAAAGCTATCCAGACGTCCGATGAGATGTTGAATATCGCCAACAATCTGCGGCGATAG